A region from the Sandaracinus amylolyticus genome encodes:
- a CDS encoding aldo/keto reductase: MGTNDTTRLLTPGVEIPYLGFGTYLVPNDEAAAVVRAAIAIGYRHIDTAEFYGNEEGVGTGIRQALADTGLSRNDIFVTTKLWPGNAAWGQTPKTTETTIASLNESLARLGLEHVDLYLIHAPFEREQRLAQWRGLVELQRQGKARAIGVSNFHVAHIEELVAAGLPLPAANQIELHPWSQKPALVRYLAEKGITPIAYSSLVPLSTWRTAEGHDSAKTAEMRASGERADSPFKAMAAKYGVSEPQVLLRWGIQSGYPVLPKSTKPERMRQNADVFSFRIDDDDMAAIAKMDRGDGVAWAVGDPTKAA; the protein is encoded by the coding sequence ATGGGCACGAACGACACCACCCGCCTGCTCACCCCCGGCGTCGAGATCCCGTACCTCGGCTTCGGCACCTATCTCGTCCCGAACGACGAGGCCGCCGCCGTGGTGCGCGCCGCGATCGCCATCGGGTACCGGCACATCGACACCGCCGAGTTCTACGGGAACGAGGAGGGCGTCGGCACCGGGATCCGGCAGGCGCTCGCCGACACCGGCCTCTCGCGGAACGACATCTTCGTCACGACGAAGCTCTGGCCCGGCAACGCCGCGTGGGGGCAGACGCCGAAGACGACCGAGACCACCATCGCGTCGCTGAACGAGAGCCTCGCGCGGCTCGGCCTCGAGCACGTCGACCTCTACCTCATCCACGCGCCCTTCGAGCGCGAGCAGCGGCTCGCGCAGTGGCGCGGCCTCGTGGAGCTGCAGCGGCAGGGGAAGGCGCGCGCCATCGGCGTCAGCAACTTCCACGTCGCGCACATCGAGGAGCTCGTCGCCGCCGGGCTGCCGCTGCCCGCGGCGAACCAGATCGAGCTGCACCCCTGGTCGCAGAAGCCCGCGCTGGTGCGCTACCTCGCCGAGAAGGGCATCACGCCGATCGCGTACAGCAGCCTGGTGCCGCTCTCGACGTGGCGGACCGCCGAGGGCCACGACAGCGCGAAGACCGCCGAGATGCGGGCGAGCGGTGAGCGCGCGGACTCGCCCTTCAAGGCGATGGCCGCGAAGTACGGCGTGAGCGAGCCGCAGGTGCTGCTGCGCTGGGGGATCCAGAGCGGGTACCCGGTGCTCCCCAAGAGCACGAAGCCCGAGCGCATGCGGCAGAACGCGGACGTCTTCTCGTTCCGCATCGACGACGACGACATGGCCGCGATCGCGAAGATGGATCGCGGCGACGGCGTGGCGTGGGCGGTGGGCGATCCCACCAAGGCCGCGTGA
- a CDS encoding cation:proton antiporter has protein sequence METFEIVVALVLAGAALTAVSRRIGAPYPATAALVGAVIAMLPGAPEIVLDPELALTLFVAPLLIDAAFDASPRDLRASWRAVSGLALGAVVLTVAVVAIVVRALVPSMPWPAAIALGAIVAPPDAAAATTVLRQLRPPHRILVVLEGESLFNDASALLIYRLAIGAALAGSLALESVIPMLLVVSAGSVVLGLVLARAVLWITARIDDVALAVVVQFGATFGVWMLAERLHLSGILVLVVFAMAYARRAGDVIPARVRVPSYAVWELAVFVLTVLAFTLVGLQLEAIVGRMSASLLLEHVAIATAVCVATIVARIVWVSGAALVQRRAGASALPPRAAALVGWCGMRGITTLAVALALPGGVHGEPAFPHRDLILFCAFAVVLGTLVVQGLTLGPLARALRLEDDGEVDRETALARAATLRAAIAATDAHRGAQLAELLRHRFEVMLSRVEHQRPSGEPHDAIVVQAAIDAERRHLLALRADGTIGDAAFQRVERELDLEELHLEPLASRSR, from the coding sequence ATGGAGACCTTCGAGATCGTCGTCGCGCTCGTGCTCGCGGGTGCGGCGCTCACCGCCGTCTCGAGGCGGATCGGAGCCCCGTACCCCGCGACCGCGGCGCTCGTCGGCGCGGTGATCGCGATGCTGCCCGGCGCGCCCGAGATCGTGCTCGACCCCGAGCTCGCGCTGACGCTCTTCGTCGCGCCGCTCCTGATCGACGCCGCCTTCGACGCGTCCCCGCGCGATCTCCGCGCGAGCTGGCGCGCGGTCTCTGGTCTCGCGCTGGGCGCGGTCGTGCTCACGGTCGCGGTCGTCGCGATCGTGGTGCGCGCGCTCGTGCCCTCGATGCCGTGGCCCGCCGCGATCGCGCTCGGTGCGATCGTCGCGCCGCCCGACGCCGCCGCGGCGACCACGGTGCTGCGCCAGCTCCGGCCGCCGCATCGGATCCTGGTGGTCCTCGAGGGCGAGAGCCTCTTCAACGACGCGAGCGCGCTGCTCATCTACCGGCTCGCGATCGGCGCCGCGCTCGCGGGCTCGCTCGCGCTCGAGTCGGTGATCCCGATGCTGCTCGTGGTCAGCGCGGGGAGCGTCGTGCTCGGGCTCGTGCTCGCGCGCGCCGTCCTCTGGATCACCGCGCGCATCGACGACGTCGCGCTCGCCGTGGTGGTGCAGTTCGGCGCGACGTTCGGGGTGTGGATGCTCGCGGAGCGCCTGCACCTCTCGGGCATCCTCGTGCTGGTCGTGTTCGCGATGGCCTACGCGCGGCGTGCCGGCGACGTCATCCCGGCGCGGGTGCGCGTTCCCTCCTACGCCGTGTGGGAGCTCGCCGTCTTCGTGCTCACCGTGCTCGCGTTCACCCTCGTCGGGCTGCAGCTCGAGGCGATCGTGGGGCGCATGAGCGCGAGCCTCCTGCTCGAGCACGTCGCCATCGCGACCGCGGTGTGCGTCGCGACGATCGTCGCGCGCATCGTGTGGGTCTCGGGGGCGGCGCTGGTGCAGAGACGGGCCGGCGCGTCCGCGCTGCCGCCCCGCGCCGCCGCGCTCGTCGGGTGGTGCGGCATGCGCGGGATCACCACGCTCGCGGTGGCGCTCGCGCTGCCGGGCGGCGTTCACGGCGAGCCGGCGTTCCCTCATCGCGATCTGATCCTCTTCTGCGCGTTCGCGGTCGTGCTGGGCACGCTCGTGGTGCAGGGGCTCACGTTGGGCCCGCTGGCGCGGGCGCTCCGGCTCGAGGACGACGGCGAGGTCGACCGCGAGACGGCGCTGGCGCGGGCCGCGACGCTGCGCGCGGCGATCGCCGCGACCGACGCGCACCGCGGGGCCCAGCTCGCGGAGCTGCTGCGGCATCGCTTCGAGGTGATGCTCTCGCGGGTCGAGCACCAGCGGCCCTCGGGCGAGCCTCACGACGCCATCGTGGTGCAGGCGGCGATCGACGCGGAGCGGCGACACCTGCTCGCGCTGCGCGCGGACGGCACGATCGGCGACGCCGCGTTCCAGCGGGTCGAGCGCGAGCTCGATCTCGAGGAGCTGCACCTCGAGCCGCTGGCGTCCCGCTCACGCTGA